Proteins encoded by one window of Cellvibrio sp. KY-GH-1:
- a CDS encoding SMP-30/gluconolactonase/LRE family protein — protein sequence MKQLNVIAILFFMTCTIAACTTNKWDKSEGHLAPELNQAIGSIEIIDPRALQLIDPTKKIFIRADGFRWTEGPLWVDELQALLFSDIPNNRIMQYQPGIGTRLYLEPAGATALFPDDDNGGSNGLLLNNNNELILLQQGDRRIALMIAPLNRPAPQYKNVASEFKGKRLNSPNDAVLSRSGNLYFTDPPYGLAGGMTDKRRAIAFQGIYKVTPSGESVLLDDQVKSPNGIGLSIDQKTLYIGVSDPEHPHWLAYDLDEQGNTSNKRVFYDATKFKNNIEHQGVPDGMATHSSGVLFATGPGGVWIFSPAGEVLAKIYTEKLTANCTLSSDEKTLFITAHDTLMSLSLK from the coding sequence ATGAAACAGCTTAATGTAATTGCAATACTTTTCTTTATGACCTGCACTATTGCTGCTTGCACGACAAACAAATGGGATAAAAGTGAAGGCCACTTAGCGCCAGAACTCAACCAAGCGATAGGATCCATTGAGATTATTGATCCTCGTGCTTTGCAGCTGATCGACCCAACGAAAAAAATCTTTATTCGTGCCGATGGATTTCGCTGGACTGAAGGGCCGTTATGGGTTGATGAATTGCAAGCATTGCTATTCTCAGATATTCCCAACAACCGCATTATGCAATATCAACCCGGCATAGGAACTCGCCTTTATTTAGAGCCCGCTGGTGCAACTGCACTCTTTCCCGATGATGATAACGGTGGTTCCAATGGATTATTACTCAATAACAACAATGAATTGATTTTGTTGCAGCAAGGCGACCGACGCATTGCACTTATGATCGCCCCGTTAAACCGCCCTGCGCCACAATACAAAAATGTTGCCAGCGAGTTCAAAGGAAAAAGACTCAACAGCCCTAACGATGCCGTGCTCAGTCGCAGCGGAAATTTATACTTTACTGACCCTCCCTACGGCTTGGCAGGTGGCATGACTGACAAGCGTAGAGCCATTGCATTTCAAGGTATTTATAAAGTAACACCCTCAGGGGAAAGCGTACTGCTGGATGATCAAGTAAAGTCCCCTAACGGTATAGGCCTCTCAATAGATCAGAAAACGCTATACATCGGCGTGTCAGATCCAGAACATCCCCATTGGTTGGCCTATGACCTTGATGAGCAAGGAAACACATCGAATAAACGTGTTTTTTATGATGCGACCAAATTTAAAAATAACATCGAACACCAAGGTGTACCTGATGGAATGGCGACACATTCATCCGGCGTTTTATTTGCGACAGGCCCCGGTGGTGTGTGGATCTTTTCTCCGGCGGGTGAAGTGCTCGCTAAAATTTACACTGAAAAACTCACCGCCAATTGCACACTTTCCAGCGATGAAAAAACTTTGTTTATTACCGCCCACGACACCTTAATGAGCCTGTCATTAAAATAA
- a CDS encoding SapC family protein translates to MSTSIEILNHQIHTQLKVITEHGAEYGENINNVPVLIHELKKLAHEYPICFMKDPDTGQFNLYALLGFAPEENLYLDQHQWNANYIPLHIQRQPFIVGRRHATENTQAPNTEHDSGFISINTQSKRISHTQGESLFNSDGTPTAYLNSINELLSQLTPSETMTKVFIAQLLNHQLLESARINIALNDGSSFSYEGIYTINTDRLNSLSEVEINRLQEQHFLAPIKFIIQSLQQLQRLIDFKNNRLQGSTHETA, encoded by the coding sequence ATGAGCACTTCTATTGAAATACTGAATCACCAAATACACACGCAACTGAAAGTGATTACTGAGCATGGTGCAGAATACGGTGAAAATATTAATAACGTTCCGGTATTGATCCATGAGCTAAAAAAATTAGCCCATGAATACCCGATATGTTTTATGAAAGACCCAGACACAGGTCAGTTTAATCTATATGCCCTATTAGGTTTTGCGCCTGAAGAGAATCTTTATTTAGATCAACACCAATGGAACGCCAATTATATTCCGCTCCATATCCAACGTCAGCCATTTATTGTTGGGCGTCGCCATGCTACTGAGAATACCCAAGCACCCAACACAGAACACGACAGTGGTTTTATTAGCATCAACACTCAGAGCAAACGTATTAGCCACACACAAGGAGAGTCGCTTTTTAATAGCGACGGAACACCCACCGCTTATTTAAATTCCATCAATGAATTACTGAGTCAATTAACACCCAGTGAAACCATGACAAAAGTATTTATTGCACAGCTATTAAACCATCAGTTGCTGGAATCGGCGCGCATTAACATCGCGCTTAATGACGGGTCAAGTTTTAGTTACGAAGGTATCTATACCATCAACACCGATAGATTGAATAGTTTAAGTGAAGTGGAAATAAACCGGTTACAAGAGCAACATTTTTTGGCTCCCATAAAATTTATTATCCAATCCTTACAGCAATTACAACGTCTAATTGATTTTAAAAACAATCGCCTGCAAGGATCAACACATGAAACAGCTTAA
- a CDS encoding GntR family transcriptional regulator: MMALVDTELAFSVLLGREQGLVEQILADIALGTFVSGNRLVTAQLAERYGTGVNPVREALKQLEGEGFVTSQKNSGARVASFEYTSMRDLFEILQLLEPYFMAWFVDHYSDENVAQLDQLLQQMRGLTANDRVGFLHLDNLFHWEMYRHHYNKSALKIWKTKRLMLLAMHGNLAVSRTRIEHSIGEHQQIIDALRAGKGAQSVQALALHLSSSEDYWSKLIR, from the coding sequence ATGATGGCGTTGGTAGATACGGAATTGGCTTTTTCGGTGCTCCTGGGGCGGGAGCAGGGGCTGGTAGAGCAAATATTGGCAGATATTGCCCTGGGAACTTTTGTAAGTGGTAATCGCTTGGTTACGGCTCAATTGGCCGAGCGCTATGGAACCGGCGTAAACCCTGTGCGCGAAGCCCTTAAGCAGCTAGAAGGTGAAGGGTTTGTGACCTCGCAAAAAAATAGTGGTGCGCGTGTGGCAAGTTTTGAATACACCAGCATGCGTGATCTATTTGAGATTCTGCAATTGCTTGAACCGTATTTTATGGCTTGGTTTGTGGATCATTACAGCGATGAAAATGTGGCACAGCTAGATCAATTATTGCAGCAAATGCGTGGTTTAACGGCTAATGACCGGGTGGGATTTTTGCATTTAGACAATTTGTTTCATTGGGAAATGTATCGCCATCACTACAACAAAAGTGCACTAAAGATTTGGAAAACAAAACGACTAATGCTGCTTGCGATGCATGGAAATTTAGCGGTCAGTCGTACGCGTATTGAGCATTCAATTGGTGAGCACCAGCAGATAATTGACGCACTGCGTGCGGGCAAGGGGGCGCAATCAGTGCAGGCATTAGCGTTGCATTTATCTTCCAGTGAAGATTACTGGTCAAAATTAATTCGTTAA
- a CDS encoding tryptophan halogenase family protein, which translates to MTKAIKSIVIVGGGAAGWITAGTLAAKIRSQHSEGIQISLVESPKTPIIGVGEGTWPTMRNTLKKMGVRETDFLRECNVSFKQGAKFVHWCTGQKDDFYYHPLVLPQGFSEINLAPHWLANPHNQSFSNAVCVQETLCEAGLAPKLITTPEYAAVANYAYHLDAGAFAEFLKKHCTTNLGVTHLLADVIHVNAADNGDITSIATDTQGDIAGDLFIDCSGFNSLLLGKHYKVPFISCKDVLFIDTALAVHLPYENDNSPIASHTISTAQDSGWIWDIGLPSRHGIGHVFSSAHTSTEQAEEKLHQYLRQHSSNTEQISVRKIPITPGHRAKFWEKNCVAVGLSAGFLEPLEASALVLIEISAAMIADQLPATRPAMDIIAKRFNETFLYRWQRIIDFLKLHYTLSKRDDSDFWRDNRRLSSIPESLQELMTLWRYQPPWHMDFDRAAEVFPAASYQYLLYGMGYTTEASTLGMSQHNQQLAQVLFNKNATLAQQLKSQLPSNRELINKIKEYGLQPV; encoded by the coding sequence ATGACAAAAGCAATAAAATCCATTGTCATTGTTGGCGGTGGTGCAGCCGGTTGGATTACCGCAGGCACGCTCGCAGCCAAAATACGCAGCCAGCATAGCGAAGGCATACAAATTAGCCTCGTAGAATCACCCAAAACACCCATCATTGGCGTCGGTGAAGGAACCTGGCCCACCATGCGTAACACCTTAAAAAAAATGGGCGTGCGTGAAACAGATTTTCTGCGTGAATGTAATGTGTCCTTTAAACAGGGAGCAAAATTTGTGCATTGGTGCACTGGCCAAAAAGACGATTTTTATTATCACCCTTTAGTTTTACCGCAAGGCTTTTCCGAGATTAATCTTGCGCCCCACTGGTTAGCTAATCCACACAACCAATCTTTCTCCAACGCCGTCTGCGTACAAGAAACCCTTTGTGAAGCGGGCTTAGCGCCGAAATTAATTACCACACCGGAATATGCCGCTGTTGCAAACTATGCCTACCATTTGGATGCCGGTGCATTTGCCGAATTTTTAAAAAAGCATTGCACTACCAACCTTGGTGTCACCCATTTATTAGCCGATGTTATTCATGTTAATGCCGCCGACAATGGCGATATCACCTCAATTGCTACCGATACACAGGGCGATATTGCAGGCGATTTATTTATAGACTGCAGTGGATTTAATTCGCTGTTGCTTGGCAAACACTACAAAGTGCCGTTTATATCCTGTAAAGATGTACTTTTTATCGACACAGCCTTGGCAGTCCACCTGCCCTATGAAAATGACAACAGCCCTATCGCCTCGCACACCATTTCTACCGCGCAGGATTCCGGATGGATTTGGGATATTGGCCTGCCAAGCAGACACGGTATAGGCCACGTATTTTCCAGCGCGCACACCAGCACAGAGCAAGCCGAAGAAAAACTGCACCAATACCTCAGACAACACTCCTCCAACACCGAGCAAATTTCTGTGCGAAAAATTCCTATAACACCAGGGCACAGAGCAAAGTTTTGGGAAAAAAATTGTGTCGCTGTAGGGTTATCCGCAGGGTTTCTTGAACCGCTGGAGGCATCGGCATTGGTATTGATTGAAATATCAGCCGCGATGATTGCCGACCAACTACCAGCAACACGCCCCGCGATGGACATCATCGCAAAACGATTTAATGAAACTTTTTTATATCGCTGGCAACGCATTATTGATTTTTTGAAATTGCATTACACCCTTAGCAAACGCGACGACAGTGATTTTTGGAGAGACAATCGACGCTTAAGTAGCATTCCAGAAAGCTTGCAAGAGTTAATGACTTTGTGGCGCTACCAACCGCCTTGGCATATGGATTTTGATCGCGCGGCTGAGGTATTCCCCGCTGCCAGCTATCAATATTTACTGTACGGAATGGGCTACACAACAGAAGCCAGCACTCTAGGTATGTCGCAACACAATCAACAATTAGCGCAAGTGTTATTCAACAAAAATGCAACGTTGGCGCAACAACTCAAAAGCCAACTTCCCAGCAACAGAGAACTTATTAACAAAATTAAAGAATATGGATTACAGCCCGTTTAA
- a CDS encoding bifunctional 4-hydroxy-2-oxoglutarate aldolase/2-dehydro-3-deoxy-phosphogluconate aldolase — MKFERVNKLLAEKLIVILRVKHSEDIIPIVQCLAAAGIKVLEVTANTPNFCAAISLIRGEFPEVLVGAGTITNVSLAQQAMAAGAQFLVTPNTSSAVVKVAHEQEVPVVMGAFTPTEIVAAIEAQADIVKLFPAEPMGPDYLKSLAFGPFNNTIFFPVGGINELNVERWANSGAKGIGVGGSLAAPVRTPEEAQRLVERLKILIEKVATLF; from the coding sequence ATGAAGTTTGAACGAGTCAACAAGTTACTTGCCGAAAAGCTAATTGTCATTTTACGAGTAAAACACTCAGAAGATATTATTCCCATTGTGCAATGTTTGGCGGCTGCGGGAATAAAGGTATTAGAGGTGACTGCCAATACGCCCAACTTTTGTGCGGCGATTAGTCTTATTCGTGGCGAGTTTCCTGAGGTTTTGGTAGGGGCGGGTACTATTACCAATGTGTCGCTTGCGCAGCAAGCGATGGCGGCAGGCGCCCAATTTTTAGTGACGCCGAATACCAGTTCCGCGGTTGTAAAGGTTGCTCATGAGCAAGAAGTTCCAGTTGTGATGGGAGCATTCACACCAACGGAAATTGTGGCTGCAATTGAGGCGCAAGCTGATATTGTAAAATTATTCCCGGCTGAGCCAATGGGCCCTGATTATTTAAAATCTCTGGCTTTTGGACCATTTAACAACACAATTTTTTTTCCGGTCGGTGGTATTAATGAACTCAATGTCGAACGCTGGGCGAATTCAGGTGCTAAAGGAATCGGTGTGGGTGGGAGTTTGGCTGCGCCGGTGCGTACACCAGAAGAAGCGCAGCGCTTGGTTGAGCGGTTAAAAATACTAATAGAAAAAGTTGCAACATTATTTTAA
- a CDS encoding mandelate racemase/muconate lactonizing enzyme family protein gives MNIVDIKTYAFWLGFRNVCLVKVETDEGIYGWGESGLSGREKAVIGAIEHFKQFLIGRSALDIGALWQELYRSHYFEGGRVLAAAISALDIALHDACGKYLKVPVYQLLGGKQRNSIPLFVTSTLDFGPAFVDHLLQLQSDGWQTIRATTGEHGVSHRPTVFDVRKSIAKSSHWLTQAREALGSEIMLGVDYHHRLSVAEAASFCQRMPAGTLDFIEEPIRDESPAAYQALRTMVDVPFAIGEEFTSKWDFSRYLEPLLTQFARVDICNAGGFTEAMKITALCEAKYVDMMPHNPLSPICTAASIHYCAAISNLASLELSPYDGDMSEFDRIFTHRPLVEANGFSIPADPGLGVDVNEQLIKNLPFKYWEPPRLIKPDGSYTNW, from the coding sequence ATGAATATAGTGGATATTAAAACCTATGCTTTTTGGCTGGGGTTTCGCAACGTCTGTTTGGTTAAAGTGGAGACCGATGAGGGTATCTATGGCTGGGGCGAGTCAGGCTTATCAGGGCGTGAAAAAGCGGTAATAGGCGCTATTGAACATTTTAAACAATTTCTGATTGGTCGCTCGGCATTAGATATAGGTGCACTGTGGCAAGAGTTGTATCGGAGCCATTATTTTGAAGGTGGGCGAGTATTGGCTGCTGCAATTTCTGCCCTGGATATTGCTCTGCACGATGCCTGCGGAAAATATTTGAAGGTGCCTGTATATCAGTTGCTGGGTGGCAAGCAGCGCAACAGCATTCCGCTGTTTGTTACTTCTACCTTGGATTTTGGCCCCGCTTTTGTTGACCATCTACTGCAATTACAAAGTGATGGTTGGCAAACCATTCGGGCGACTACCGGTGAGCATGGTGTAAGTCATAGGCCGACTGTATTTGACGTGCGTAAATCGATTGCTAAATCATCTCATTGGCTCACGCAGGCACGCGAAGCTTTGGGGAGTGAAATAATGTTAGGGGTGGATTATCACCACCGTTTGAGCGTGGCCGAAGCGGCTTCTTTTTGTCAGCGGATGCCAGCCGGCACTTTGGATTTTATTGAAGAACCTATTCGCGATGAATCCCCTGCGGCCTATCAAGCGTTGCGCACTATGGTAGATGTACCCTTTGCTATTGGTGAAGAATTCACCAGCAAGTGGGATTTTTCTCGCTATTTGGAGCCGCTGTTAACCCAGTTTGCTCGCGTAGATATTTGTAATGCGGGTGGTTTTACTGAGGCGATGAAAATTACCGCGTTATGTGAAGCAAAATATGTGGACATGATGCCACACAATCCACTTAGCCCTATTTGTACGGCTGCCTCCATTCATTATTGTGCCGCTATTTCCAATCTCGCGAGTTTGGAATTGTCGCCTTACGACGGTGACATGTCTGAATTCGATCGAATTTTTACTCATCGCCCATTAGTGGAAGCTAATGGCTTCAGTATTCCCGCCGATCCTGGGTTGGGTGTAGATGTAAATGAGCAGTTGATCAAAAATCTTCCCTTCAAATATTGGGAGCCGCCGCGACTTATAAAGCCGGACGGCTCCTATACCAATTGGTGA
- a CDS encoding MFS transporter, producing the protein MDRTNISVAANAIAQDLELTKVQMGVIFSAFGWTYSIMQIPGGLLVDALRIRILYPIILVAWSLATLVQGVVSSFATLVGCRMAIGLFESPSYPANNKIVTQWFAEQERAGAIAVYTSGQFIGLAFLMPVLAFIQDLFGWRGLFIVSGLIGIVWALVWRYFYRDKIIQSPAAVIPSPATTKKEPIEIPWGNIKLAFSNRKLWGIYIGQFCLGGTLIFFLTWFPTYLAEYRGLSDLKTGIYASIPFLFAFCGVLFAGFLSDYLVRRGVSTEVSRKAPIILGFILSAGVIGANYVDSIAWATFFLSIAFFGNGLTSIAWVFVSLLAPQKMVGLVGGCFNFIGGLSAVMVPIAIGYLVQDGDFKPALLLITGLALAGLFSYVFLVGKIVPISADNLEK; encoded by the coding sequence ATGGACAGAACCAATATATCGGTTGCTGCCAATGCTATTGCGCAAGATCTTGAATTAACTAAGGTGCAAATGGGAGTTATTTTCTCGGCATTTGGTTGGACTTATTCAATTATGCAAATTCCTGGTGGATTATTGGTTGATGCACTGCGCATTCGAATTTTATATCCCATTATTTTGGTTGCCTGGTCATTAGCGACTTTAGTTCAAGGTGTTGTAAGTAGTTTTGCCACTTTGGTGGGGTGCCGTATGGCGATTGGTTTATTTGAGTCGCCATCCTATCCCGCCAATAACAAAATTGTGACGCAATGGTTCGCAGAGCAAGAGCGTGCTGGCGCTATTGCTGTTTATACCTCAGGTCAATTTATTGGGCTGGCATTTTTAATGCCTGTATTAGCGTTCATTCAAGATTTATTTGGCTGGCGTGGGTTATTTATTGTTTCAGGCTTAATCGGAATTGTTTGGGCACTGGTATGGCGCTACTTTTATCGTGACAAAATAATTCAGTCTCCCGCTGCAGTCATACCATCACCGGCTACAACAAAAAAAGAACCCATCGAAATTCCTTGGGGCAATATCAAATTAGCTTTCTCCAATCGTAAACTTTGGGGGATTTATATTGGTCAGTTCTGTTTGGGTGGAACCTTAATTTTTTTTCTAACCTGGTTTCCTACCTATTTAGCCGAATATCGTGGCTTGAGTGATTTAAAAACTGGAATTTATGCGTCTATTCCGTTTTTATTTGCTTTTTGCGGCGTTCTGTTTGCTGGGTTTTTGTCAGACTATTTGGTGCGGCGTGGTGTTTCTACTGAGGTTTCAAGAAAGGCGCCTATTATTCTTGGCTTTATATTATCTGCCGGTGTTATTGGTGCAAATTATGTCGATAGTATTGCCTGGGCAACTTTTTTCCTGTCAATCGCTTTTTTTGGTAATGGATTAACCTCTATCGCCTGGGTTTTTGTGTCACTGCTTGCCCCGCAAAAAATGGTGGGGTTAGTCGGTGGATGCTTCAATTTTATTGGTGGACTTTCAGCCGTTATGGTGCCGATTGCAATTGGTTATTTGGTACAAGATGGTGACTTTAAGCCTGCGCTATTATTGATTACCGGTTTGGCATTGGCAGGCTTATTTTCCTATGTTTTTTTGGTGGGAAAAATTGTTCCCATATCAGCCGATAATCTGGAGAAATAA
- a CDS encoding beta-galactosidase: MKKNQLHLIKQILAGTLAGLSLSCAANQDSPIGSVENFDSFSLNKAVENNVKASLIEGQEKKYGKALKLVFEPREESTIELPTPAQGYWNWEYAGDLNLALDVTNPGSQSFQFWLTLMDAKGRKQERSAVIDAGQSARFYAPLTGRVANAQTGMRETPPAWQTSEEKLAWRSGDRDFDFTQVTKIIFKAYAQFETNTLIVDNLELRVNPAQDPEYLVGIVDKFGQAAKKNYPTKIHSEKQLKAAADAELASLANAKQPEDRSRFGGWSKGPKLEGTGYFRTAKVDGRWWMVDPEGYLFFSSAIANVRMANLETITGYDFNDASVRKIDPEELTPEDSRDIIPVGKKSLNSRFLASPLRREMFEWLPPYDHELGEHYGYRRTVHQGVLEQGEVYSFYKANLERRYGQSSPNSYIKTWRDVTLDRMVDWGFTSFGNWIDPMFYDNQRMPFFANGWIIGDFKVIYSGQDYWSPLPDVYDPEFKRRAHLTIKQIGREVKNTPWCVGVFVDNEKGWGSMKNDRAHFGAVYYALSRTADESPAKKQFTQLLTKKYGDIATLNQAWGTKIDSWSSFATGITMDKLNDASRADFSMLYADYAETYFRIVSSEIKDALPNHMYMGVRIAAEWGMPVEVVTAAKKYSDVLSFNNYREGMHPDTWAFLKDLDFPTIIGEYHIGSTSDTDFYHPGLVIAADQTDRAKMYENYMNSVIDNPYMVGAHWFQYVDDPVTGRAYDGENYNVGWVSNTDIPYQPMVDAAKRVNKSLYQRRSKIPPIQ, translated from the coding sequence ATGAAAAAAAATCAACTACATTTAATCAAGCAGATACTTGCTGGCACTCTGGCGGGGTTGTCACTCAGCTGCGCCGCCAATCAAGATTCCCCAATTGGCAGCGTTGAAAACTTTGATAGTTTTTCGCTGAATAAAGCTGTGGAAAATAACGTCAAGGCAAGCTTGATAGAGGGGCAAGAGAAAAAATATGGCAAGGCATTAAAACTGGTATTCGAGCCGCGCGAGGAATCCACAATTGAGCTACCTACTCCCGCGCAAGGTTATTGGAATTGGGAATACGCAGGTGATTTAAATCTGGCACTGGATGTTACCAATCCAGGCAGTCAATCGTTTCAATTTTGGCTGACATTAATGGATGCAAAAGGCCGCAAACAAGAGCGCAGCGCAGTGATTGATGCAGGTCAATCAGCTCGTTTTTATGCCCCTTTAACCGGGCGTGTTGCCAATGCACAGACCGGTATGCGCGAAACCCCACCAGCATGGCAAACCAGCGAAGAAAAGTTAGCCTGGCGCTCAGGCGATCGCGATTTTGATTTCACTCAAGTCACTAAAATTATTTTCAAAGCTTACGCCCAATTTGAAACTAACACCCTAATTGTGGACAACCTTGAGCTGCGTGTTAATCCCGCCCAAGATCCGGAATATCTGGTGGGGATAGTCGATAAATTTGGCCAAGCCGCCAAAAAAAATTACCCCACTAAAATTCATTCAGAAAAACAATTAAAAGCAGCGGCAGACGCCGAGTTAGCCAGTTTGGCCAATGCCAAACAACCGGAAGACAGATCGCGTTTTGGTGGCTGGAGCAAAGGCCCTAAATTGGAAGGCACAGGCTATTTCCGCACTGCAAAAGTGGATGGCCGCTGGTGGATGGTAGACCCGGAAGGCTATTTGTTTTTTTCCAGCGCTATCGCCAATGTGCGTATGGCCAATTTGGAAACCATCACCGGTTATGATTTCAACGATGCCAGCGTGCGCAAAATAGATCCTGAAGAATTAACCCCGGAAGACTCGCGCGATATTATTCCAGTCGGCAAAAAATCGTTAAATTCCCGCTTTCTTGCATCGCCCTTGCGCCGCGAAATGTTTGAATGGCTGCCCCCCTACGATCACGAGCTTGGCGAACACTATGGTTACCGGCGCACAGTGCACCAAGGAGTATTGGAACAGGGTGAAGTCTACAGTTTTTACAAAGCCAATCTGGAGCGCCGCTACGGCCAAAGCTCACCCAATTCCTACATAAAAACCTGGCGCGATGTCACTTTGGATCGCATGGTGGATTGGGGCTTCACCTCATTTGGTAATTGGATTGACCCCATGTTTTACGACAACCAACGCATGCCATTTTTTGCCAACGGTTGGATTATCGGCGACTTTAAAGTGATCTATTCCGGGCAAGATTATTGGTCACCACTACCCGATGTTTATGATCCTGAATTTAAACGTCGCGCACATTTGACCATCAAACAAATCGGTCGCGAAGTAAAAAACACTCCCTGGTGTGTTGGTGTATTTGTTGATAATGAAAAAGGCTGGGGATCAATGAAAAATGACCGCGCTCACTTCGGCGCTGTCTATTACGCACTCAGCAGAACTGCCGATGAAAGCCCAGCTAAAAAACAGTTCACCCAATTACTCACTAAAAAATACGGCGATATAGCGACGCTTAACCAAGCCTGGGGAACAAAGATTGATTCATGGTCCAGCTTTGCAACTGGCATCACTATGGACAAGTTGAATGATGCTTCTCGCGCAGATTTTTCTATGCTCTACGCCGACTATGCAGAAACGTATTTCCGTATTGTCAGCAGCGAAATTAAAGACGCCCTGCCCAACCATATGTACATGGGCGTAAGAATCGCCGCCGAATGGGGCATGCCGGTTGAAGTGGTCACCGCCGCAAAAAAATACAGCGATGTATTGAGCTTTAATAATTATCGCGAAGGCATGCACCCGGATACTTGGGCATTTCTGAAAGACTTGGATTTCCCCACCATCATCGGCGAATACCACATAGGCTCAACGTCGGATACAGATTTCTATCACCCCGGTTTAGTTATTGCCGCCGACCAAACCGACCGCGCAAAAATGTATGAAAACTACATGAATAGCGTAATCGATAACCCTTATATGGTGGGCGCGCATTGGTTTCAATATGTGGATGACCCAGTTACCGGCCGCGCCTACGATGGTGAAAACTACAACGTAGGCTGGGTAAGTAATACCGACATCCCCTATCAACCCATGGTAGATGCAGCCAAGCGAGTGAATAAATCGCTCTATCAGCGCCGCAGTAAAATTCCTCCCATCCAATAA
- a CDS encoding sugar kinase — protein MSITFFGELMLRLTPAQPQQRLMVAQQLSVDFAGAEANVAAALARLGVATDFITKLPDNLIAEQAIASLHRCGIATNNVLFGGERMGTYFIELGASLRPTRVIYDRKYSAISTIVENEFNWNEILQGKQRLHLSGITPALSEQCALETIKAAKIAHGMGVRVSFDLNFRRSLWPEPAFAKHYFKQIMQYCDLVFANAGVISDVFGYHFFNSDALAEAQAVAEFLGDEFNVDAAVTSRIHHSASVNSLTSLLRKNADSFKSTELRVDILDRLGTGDAFAAGVLYGYQQAWSAQQTIDFANAAFALAHNCYGDQAWMSETEINEVARGNTAGYVVR, from the coding sequence TTGAGCATTACATTTTTTGGTGAGCTTATGTTGCGTTTAACCCCAGCGCAACCACAGCAGCGGCTCATGGTGGCACAGCAATTGTCGGTAGATTTTGCAGGGGCTGAGGCGAATGTTGCGGCCGCCTTGGCGCGGTTAGGTGTGGCGACGGATTTCATTACGAAATTGCCAGACAACCTAATTGCGGAACAGGCTATTGCCAGTCTCCATCGCTGCGGTATAGCTACGAATAATGTCTTGTTCGGTGGAGAGCGCATGGGGACCTATTTTATCGAATTGGGTGCTTCGCTTCGTCCAACGCGAGTGATTTATGATCGCAAATATTCCGCTATTTCAACTATCGTTGAAAATGAATTTAATTGGAATGAAATATTACAGGGTAAACAGCGATTGCATTTGAGTGGCATAACGCCAGCACTTTCAGAGCAATGTGCACTGGAGACAATCAAAGCTGCAAAAATTGCACATGGCATGGGGGTCAGGGTAAGTTTTGATCTCAATTTCAGACGCAGTCTTTGGCCAGAACCGGCATTTGCCAAGCACTATTTTAAACAAATTATGCAGTATTGCGATTTGGTATTTGCCAATGCAGGTGTTATCAGTGATGTATTTGGATATCATTTTTTTAATTCTGATGCACTTGCAGAAGCTCAGGCTGTGGCTGAATTTTTAGGTGATGAATTTAATGTAGATGCCGCCGTTACTAGCCGTATTCATCACAGCGCTTCAGTTAATTCGCTCACTTCACTGTTAAGGAAAAATGCCGACTCGTTTAAGAGTACCGAGTTGCGGGTAGATATCCTTGATCGATTAGGTACAGGGGATGCATTCGCCGCAGGAGTTTTATACGGCTATCAGCAAGCCTGGTCAGCGCAACAAACTATTGATTTTGCCAATGCCGCCTTTGCGCTGGCGCACAATTGTTATGGCGATCAGGCTTGGATGAGCGAGACAGAAATTAATGAGGTGGCGCGGGGTAATACTGCTGGTTATGTGGTGCGTTAA